A region from the uncultured Bacteroides sp. genome encodes:
- a CDS encoding ThiF family adenylyltransferase codes for MLSHCVYAVNPAVDVYKIGDDILEFYFINTRRRITMEVTPSVVALVNLLDGQSELRDICLSIDIPLSDDVISFVEYLYAEKALILPLQTNEEAQLLSSTDHIRYDRQLNYFNSLYSGSEFAIQKKIENEIVLILGAGAIGSGIAMQLVMSGVRNLILVDKDIVTKDNLGRHFWYSEADLGKTKVNALSKYLSSVDSLVSCECYHTLVDFDTSLDSWLARATFVVNTLDEPYVGVTSLKVGRACYKLNTPLYVAGGFDAHLMSTGELMVPDKTPCVDCYTSFFSDKLKDWDPKYNVKALSEEELDENRFEVGGLASMSLFSISYAMIVILNYWATGEPSYSRGRGELLFDNLEIEYLNIPKNPDCHVCGNKR; via the coding sequence ATGTTATCACATTGCGTATATGCTGTCAATCCTGCAGTGGATGTGTATAAGATTGGTGATGACATTCTTGAATTCTATTTTATTAATACACGTAGAAGGATTACGATGGAAGTAACTCCTTCTGTTGTTGCCTTGGTGAATTTATTAGATGGGCAGTCAGAACTTCGAGATATTTGTCTTTCTATTGATATACCTCTATCTGATGATGTGATATCATTTGTGGAATATCTGTATGCAGAGAAAGCCTTGATTTTGCCTCTACAAACTAATGAAGAGGCACAGCTTCTTTCTTCTACAGATCATATTCGTTATGATAGGCAGTTGAACTATTTTAATTCTTTATATTCGGGAAGTGAGTTTGCTATTCAGAAAAAGATAGAGAATGAAATTGTATTAATTTTGGGCGCAGGTGCCATTGGATCGGGTATTGCTATGCAACTTGTAATGAGTGGCGTTCGAAACTTAATATTGGTAGACAAGGATATTGTAACTAAAGATAACTTGGGGAGGCATTTTTGGTATTCTGAGGCTGATTTGGGGAAAACAAAAGTAAACGCTTTATCTAAATATTTAAGCTCTGTTGATAGTCTGGTAAGTTGTGAGTGTTACCACACGCTAGTCGATTTTGATACATCCTTAGATTCTTGGCTAGCAAGAGCAACCTTTGTGGTGAATACCTTGGATGAACCTTATGTGGGAGTTACTAGTTTAAAAGTAGGGCGCGCTTGTTATAAATTAAACACTCCTTTGTATGTTGCTGGTGGCTTTGATGCTCATTTGATGAGCACGGGTGAATTAATGGTTCCAGATAAAACTCCTTGTGTTGATTGTTATACGTCCTTTTTCTCCGATAAACTCAAGGATTGGGATCCTAAATATAACGTTAAAGCTCTTTCTGAGGAAGAGCTAGATGAAAATCGTTTTGAAGTGGGAGGATTGGCTTCTATGTCTTTATTTTCTATTAGTTACGCCATGATTGTTATTTTAAATTATTGGGCAACGGGTGA
- a CDS encoding ATP-binding protein, whose amino-acid sequence MVNELSVILKEKTEKCHCDILYAKWMEDRLTMGRILSQININYPHYSMHDESHSQAILNYVVRIVGLEVIREKFSATDLWLLLSTAYYHDIGMVLLNKDLSIFSDDGFIDYIKEIKNDKSHSLFCYAYNIEIEESDSSEKKRKLKWKKSEFDLEILNSIRYLIAEYYRKIHGERSCEYIKKKYVDFPEDDITSIIPRRLFKKLGDICSAHTCDFSVVMKLPQQELGLGTEYAHPRFIACLLRLGDLFDLDNNRFNFVSFKSLGNIPSDSHSHFVKHLSIDRYNLNQKEIEIHAEVRFPKTSDIIAKKEKLNKKEDRIIQNAEDCLKENRKSECAYNVAKVTRDWFDYIRKEIADQSSKWSLIVPEGYDVQLPAIKTMEVDLLGYEYLNKDEKPSFQVDSSQAFELLQGMNLYTSPWQSIRELLQNAVDTSLIRFWNDIKASEVSEDILFKVLLEKCNGDEKEEDVKCEKCKEAKDVKCEKCKEAKDVKCEKCKEAKDVKCEKCKEAKDVKCEKCKEAKDGKYKKYKETREACAIDVYISKLNSEDENESSDNKEFMITIADKGMGISKEELQYLVHVGSAGKNPIKAKKVEGMPNWMRPSGTFGIGFQSIFMITDKVIIQTKSYDEDIERTITMFDPNSDKKGDILIQENKSSYNKGPFTAISFLVGKKNFDGDDNLGIKQNKIPEEGLKGIDEFDVFSSAFGSIKIDFIVKHIALFAKYCPFKIQVFHNDKTVQEEDGVKSDFFKYHVYFNKEKCPENFKNEKAQLSLSFTNAISGYLNVYYKNQYVDSLSDPFSNPFIDVDFNILEGDASKWLSLDRNSILKERVEDLRSMILYSLTDVLEQFTKKQQQLLEIKKESDTHKEEMLSKLSLFDYIFLDNKKINPTYKVPESLKDKWKEFNIQSEINLKLSKLIDQCKALKIQISEDKGNEKSTIGFNEKEGELTIVNPDRGSSYYFYLMIVYVMKDILPILKVENSKTFVLKKKEEDSKFTLPDRKIKIEILEDILRKYIEKNKESKRRYLIPCLEKYSRLAISKNPDVAFIDSFLPFDLDASCVNLMISPFFNGKNDVTSTLISSVYENQYCAEDSGKEKVTKKEIEDMYSDFVGFIKQL is encoded by the coding sequence ATGGTAAACGAGTTGAGTGTAATATTGAAAGAAAAGACAGAAAAATGTCACTGTGATATTTTATATGCTAAATGGATGGAAGACCGCTTGACTATGGGTCGGATTCTCTCTCAAATAAACATTAATTATCCACATTATAGTATGCATGATGAGAGCCATTCTCAGGCTATTCTTAATTATGTAGTAAGAATAGTAGGGCTTGAAGTTATTCGAGAAAAATTCTCTGCTACTGATCTTTGGCTGTTGCTATCGACAGCTTACTATCACGATATTGGAATGGTTTTATTGAATAAAGATTTATCTATTTTTTCTGATGATGGATTTATAGACTACATCAAAGAAATTAAAAATGATAAATCACATTCTTTATTCTGTTACGCTTATAACATTGAGATCGAAGAAAGCGATAGTAGCGAAAAGAAAAGAAAATTGAAATGGAAAAAATCAGAATTTGATTTGGAAATATTGAACTCAATTCGTTATCTTATTGCTGAATATTATCGTAAAATTCATGGGGAGAGGAGTTGTGAGTATATTAAAAAGAAGTATGTGGATTTTCCGGAGGACGATATAACATCTATTATTCCACGAAGGCTATTTAAGAAACTGGGTGATATTTGTAGCGCTCACACTTGTGATTTTAGTGTGGTGATGAAATTACCGCAACAAGAACTAGGCTTGGGTACAGAGTATGCTCATCCTAGGTTTATTGCATGCCTGTTAAGATTAGGTGATCTATTTGACTTAGATAATAACCGTTTTAATTTTGTCTCATTTAAGTCGCTAGGTAATATTCCTTCTGATTCCCATTCTCATTTCGTTAAGCACCTCTCTATTGATAGGTATAATCTAAACCAAAAAGAGATTGAAATTCATGCAGAAGTCAGATTTCCTAAAACTTCTGACATTATTGCTAAAAAAGAAAAATTAAACAAAAAAGAAGATAGAATTATTCAGAATGCGGAAGATTGCCTCAAAGAGAATAGAAAAAGTGAGTGTGCTTATAATGTGGCTAAGGTGACGAGGGATTGGTTTGATTATATTAGGAAAGAAATAGCAGATCAATCTTCCAAATGGAGTCTAATTGTTCCTGAAGGGTATGATGTGCAATTGCCTGCTATAAAAACCATGGAGGTAGATTTATTGGGCTATGAATATTTAAACAAAGATGAAAAACCAAGTTTTCAAGTTGATTCAAGCCAAGCTTTCGAACTATTGCAGGGCATGAATTTGTATACTAGTCCTTGGCAATCTATACGTGAATTGTTGCAGAATGCTGTAGATACTTCTTTGATTAGATTTTGGAATGACATTAAAGCGAGTGAGGTAAGTGAAGATATTCTTTTTAAAGTTTTGTTAGAAAAGTGCAATGGCGATGAAAAAGAGGAGGATGTAAAGTGTGAAAAATGCAAAGAAGCAAAGGATGTAAAGTGTGAAAAATGCAAAGAAGCAAAGGATGTAAAGTGTGAAAAATGCAAAGAAGCAAAGGATGTAAAGTGTGAAAAATGCAAAGAAGCAAAGGATGTAAAGTGTGAAAAATGCAAAGAAGCAAAGGATGGAAAGTATAAAAAATATAAAGAAACAAGAGAAGCGTGCGCTATTGATGTATATATAAGTAAACTTAATAGTGAAGATGAAAATGAATCTTCAGATAATAAGGAATTTATGATAACTATTGCTGATAAAGGTATGGGAATATCAAAGGAGGAACTACAATATTTGGTCCATGTCGGTTCAGCGGGTAAAAATCCTATTAAGGCGAAGAAAGTGGAAGGAATGCCGAATTGGATGCGACCCTCTGGAACATTTGGAATTGGTTTTCAAAGTATATTTATGATTACGGATAAGGTCATTATACAAACTAAAAGTTATGACGAGGATATAGAGCGTACTATTACGATGTTTGATCCAAATTCAGATAAAAAGGGAGATATATTGATTCAAGAAAATAAGAGCTCGTATAATAAAGGGCCTTTTACTGCCATTTCTTTTTTGGTCGGGAAGAAAAATTTTGATGGTGATGATAATCTTGGAATTAAACAAAATAAAATTCCGGAAGAAGGTTTAAAGGGAATAGATGAGTTCGATGTATTTAGTAGTGCTTTTGGGTCAATAAAAATAGATTTTATAGTGAAGCATATTGCACTATTCGCTAAATATTGTCCATTTAAAATACAAGTCTTTCATAATGATAAAACGGTACAGGAGGAAGATGGAGTAAAATCCGACTTTTTTAAATACCATGTCTATTTTAATAAAGAAAAATGCCCCGAGAATTTTAAAAACGAAAAAGCTCAACTGTCTCTCTCTTTTACGAATGCAATCTCCGGATATTTGAATGTTTATTATAAGAATCAATATGTAGATTCGTTGTCTGATCCCTTCTCTAATCCTTTTATTGATGTGGATTTTAATATTTTGGAAGGTGATGCAAGTAAATGGTTGTCTTTGGATCGTAACTCTATTTTAAAAGAGAGAGTTGAAGATTTGAGATCTATGATTTTATACTCTTTGACAGATGTGCTGGAGCAGTTTACCAAGAAGCAACAGCAACTTTTGGAAATTAAGAAGGAATCAGATACTCATAAAGAAGAAATGCTCTCAAAACTAAGTTTATTCGATTATATATTTTTAGATAACAAGAAAATTAATCCTACATACAAAGTACCGGAGTCGTTGAAGGATAAATGGAAAGAATTTAATATTCAGTCAGAAATAAACCTTAAGCTGTCTAAACTTATAGATCAATGTAAAGCTCTTAAGATTCAAATATCAGAAGACAAAGGAAATGAAAAGTCAACGATTGGTTTTAATGAAAAAGAGGGAGAATTGACGATAGTTAATCCAGATAGAGGTTCTTCTTACTACTTTTATTTAATGATAGTGTATGTAATGAAAGATATTCTTCCAATACTAAAAGTTGAAAACAGTAAAACTTTTGTGTTGAAAAAGAAAGAAGAAGATTCTAAGTTTACACTGCCTGATAGGAAAATAAAAATTGAAATATTAGAAGACATTCTGAGAAAATACATTGAAAAGAATAAAGAGAGTAAAAGAAGGTATTTGATCCCTTGCTTAGAAAAGTATTCAAGATTAGCCATTTCTAAAAATCCTGATGTGGCATTTATTGATTCGTTTTTGCCTTTTGATTTAGATGCCTCGTGTGTTAACTTAATGATCTCTCCTTTTTTTAATGGGAAGAACGATGTTACTTCCACACTTATAAGTAGTGTATATGAAAATCAATATTGTGCTGAAGATAGTGGAAAAGAAAAAGTTACAAAAAAAGAAATTGAGGACATGTATTCTGATTTTGTGGGTTTTATAAAACAACTTTGA
- a CDS encoding BT4734/BF3469 family protein, with protein sequence MRITQLRDNGKTQTYRVFTLEKLMDQIKHNADNQLLIAMKEELKYVRPDYSLLSVQKVPKILPSAVFRKKDGMVQLVEYNGIVQLEVNHLAGKHEVELVKQKVSDFPQTLAAFAGSGGKSVKIWVRFTRPDDTLPELPEEIELFQAHAYRQAFRIYQPELKFNIELKEPKLERYCRLTSDPDLYFAPNATPLYLQQPAEMPMEMTYKEAVTAEPQPLKRLLPGFSSYKTMSVLFEASLTDALNALTDFHSNKDMKPLLVRLGENCFRSGIPEDDAVRWARYHYYHEEHEMLIRNTLHNVYLKANGFGKKPCIGSEMAMAVATEEFMKRRYEFRYNTQTTEVEYRERNTFCFYFKPVTERVLNSIAINAMKEGLKLWDRDVKRYVNSDSVPIYQPIEEYLSFLPRWDGKDRIRALADTVPCSNLYWRDLFYRWFLNMVAHWRGFDKKHANSTSPLLVGEQGFKKSTFCRSIVPPELRQYYTDSIDFSRKRDAELFLNRFALINIDEFDQITPTQQAFLKHILQKPVVNTRRPHAHAVQELRRYASFIGTSNHKDLLTDTSGSRRFICIEVADVIDMSQPIHYEQLYSQAMDALYSGERYWFDSNEERLMTENNEEFQEVSPLEQLFHQYFRSALKGEEGEWLLAVGILEHIQQRSCMRLTTGKIIHFGRLLSKIGVPSRRSNGGTIYYVVKKE encoded by the coding sequence GTGAGAATTACACAATTAAGAGACAACGGCAAGACTCAGACTTATCGTGTTTTTACACTCGAAAAATTGATGGATCAGATAAAGCATAATGCTGATAATCAATTATTGATCGCTATGAAAGAGGAGCTGAAATATGTCCGCCCGGACTATTCGCTCTTAAGTGTACAGAAAGTTCCCAAGATACTTCCTTCGGCTGTGTTTCGTAAAAAAGACGGAATGGTGCAACTGGTAGAATATAACGGAATTGTTCAACTTGAAGTAAACCACCTTGCAGGGAAGCATGAGGTGGAATTAGTGAAACAGAAAGTGTCTGATTTTCCGCAAACGCTGGCCGCTTTTGCCGGCTCGGGAGGCAAGAGCGTGAAGATATGGGTGCGCTTCACCCGGCCGGACGATACGTTGCCCGAACTGCCGGAAGAAATCGAACTCTTTCAGGCACACGCTTATCGGCAGGCATTCAGAATTTACCAACCCGAGCTGAAGTTTAATATCGAACTGAAAGAGCCCAAACTCGAGCGGTATTGCCGGCTCACTTCCGATCCCGATTTGTACTTTGCCCCTAATGCAACCCCGCTCTATCTGCAACAACCTGCGGAGATGCCTATGGAGATGACCTATAAGGAGGCCGTCACTGCCGAACCGCAACCGCTTAAACGCCTGTTGCCCGGCTTTAGCAGTTACAAAACCATGTCGGTGTTGTTTGAAGCTTCGCTGACCGATGCGCTGAATGCACTTACCGATTTTCATTCAAACAAAGACATGAAACCCTTGTTGGTACGCTTGGGCGAAAACTGTTTCCGTTCCGGCATTCCCGAAGACGATGCTGTGCGCTGGGCACGTTATCATTATTATCATGAGGAGCACGAAATGCTTATTCGTAACACCTTGCACAATGTGTACCTCAAAGCCAACGGATTTGGCAAGAAACCCTGCATCGGCAGTGAAATGGCGATGGCTGTGGCTACGGAAGAATTTATGAAACGCCGTTACGAATTTCGTTACAACACGCAGACTACCGAAGTGGAGTACAGGGAACGCAATACCTTTTGCTTTTATTTTAAACCCGTGACAGAACGTGTGCTCAATAGCATCGCCATTAATGCGATGAAAGAGGGGCTCAAACTCTGGGACAGGGATGTGAAACGTTATGTCAATTCCGACTCCGTGCCCATCTACCAACCCATCGAAGAATATCTTTCCTTTCTGCCCCGATGGGATGGCAAAGACCGTATTCGCGCGCTGGCCGACACCGTACCGTGCAGTAACCTCTATTGGCGCGACCTGTTTTATCGTTGGTTTCTCAACATGGTGGCCCATTGGAGGGGTTTTGATAAGAAACACGCCAATAGCACATCGCCCCTGCTTGTAGGAGAGCAAGGCTTTAAAAAATCCACCTTCTGTCGCTCCATTGTGCCGCCCGAGTTGCGACAATACTACACAGATAGCATCGACTTTAGTCGCAAACGTGATGCCGAACTATTCCTTAATCGTTTTGCCCTGATTAATATCGATGAGTTCGATCAGATAACCCCAACCCAGCAAGCCTTTCTGAAACACATTCTCCAGAAACCCGTGGTTAACACCCGCCGTCCGCATGCCCATGCCGTGCAAGAACTCCGTCGCTACGCTTCGTTTATCGGCACCAGTAACCACAAAGACCTGCTTACCGACACATCGGGCAGCCGTCGTTTCATTTGCATCGAAGTAGCCGATGTTATCGACATGAGCCAGCCCATCCATTACGAACAACTCTATTCTCAGGCCATGGATGCCCTCTACAGTGGCGAACGCTATTGGTTCGACAGCAACGAAGAGCGTCTGATGACCGAAAACAACGAAGAGTTTCAGGAAGTATCACCGCTGGAGCAGCTCTTTCACCAGTATTTTCGCAGCGCACTGAAAGGCGAGGAAGGGGAGTGGCTGCTTGCCGTCGGCATTTTGGAACACATACAGCAACGTAGCTGCATGCGTCTCACTACCGGCAAGATTATACACTTCGGGCGTTTGCTTAGTAAGATCGGAGTGCCTTCGAGGAGGAGTAATGGCGGAACTATTTATTATGTGGTGAAGAAAGAGTGA
- a CDS encoding HU family DNA-binding protein has product MAAEYDFIKKPSTKEEAENQPLYPRIVSKGTISSKKIVSEIAEASSFTSGDLEGVLCSLSNKIAHYLADGYHVELGDMGFFSASLKARPVMDKKEIRSNSIYFDNVNFRASSQFRKKSFGYLERAKYGFRHSINLPEETRRTRLDRYFGTHPFITRIEYSRISGLLKGKALKELNALITEGYLDTLGRGSHKVYVKAQKA; this is encoded by the coding sequence ATGGCAGCAGAATATGATTTTATTAAAAAGCCTAGTACGAAAGAAGAGGCCGAAAACCAACCGCTCTACCCGCGCATCGTATCCAAGGGAACGATATCGTCAAAGAAGATAGTCTCTGAAATAGCCGAAGCATCGAGTTTCACCAGTGGAGATCTGGAAGGAGTGCTATGCTCGCTCTCGAATAAAATTGCCCATTATCTGGCCGACGGATATCATGTGGAACTGGGTGATATGGGTTTCTTCTCGGCCAGCCTGAAGGCACGACCGGTGATGGACAAAAAAGAAATTCGCTCGAACTCCATTTATTTCGATAACGTGAACTTCCGGGCTTCGAGCCAATTCCGAAAAAAATCGTTCGGATATCTGGAACGTGCAAAATATGGTTTCCGCCACTCAATCAATCTGCCGGAGGAAACCCGAAGGACAAGACTTGACCGATATTTCGGAACACATCCCTTCATTACCCGCATAGAATATTCGCGCATTAGCGGTCTGCTCAAAGGGAAAGCGCTTAAAGAACTAAACGCACTCATCACTGAAGGATACCTGGACACACTGGGCAGAGGAAGCCATAAAGTGTATGTTAAAGCCCAAAAAGCGTGA
- a CDS encoding heavy metal translocating P-type ATPase: protein MGNCTCCDTGQNDTCVEKKQEKLKLYLPPFLSLLMLLTGIIVSHSGIIGVQQRPLSFVWYLIAYLLVGIPVLKEATESMLQKNIFSEYTLMSIATLGAFYIGQYPEGVAVMLFYTIGELFQEHAVGKARRNITALIDERPDTATLISGSIRINVPAATVRVGTTIEVKAGERVPLDGELLTDESSAFNTMALTGESVPRDIQQGEEVLAGMITTDRVVKIKVSRPYDQSAMARILEMVQNASTHKAPAELFIRRFARIYTPIITGLAALIVLMPALYSLIEPSFVFIFNDWLYRGLIFLVISCPCALVISIPLGYFGGIGAASRIGILFKGSNYLDAIAKTNAVVFDKTGTLTKGAFEVKEVVVKKGITAEELISTVASAESQSNHPIAQAIVAYAKLQAIAFGEATNVTEAAGYGLKNRVNGKEVLIGNSRLFTQNEIALPADINKTAETIVICAIDRHYAGHIVLADTLKRDAKEAIRKLKALNIDNIIILSGDKQTIVSKLATELGIKNAFGDLLPEDKVKHIERMKATEGNRIAFVGDGINDAPVLALSHTGIAMGGYGSDAAIETADIVIQTDHPSKVATAICIGNETRRIVWQNITLAFGVKIIVLVLGATGVATMWEAVFADVGVALLAILNAMRIQQKHF from the coding sequence ATGGGAAATTGCACTTGCTGCGACACGGGCCAAAACGATACTTGTGTAGAAAAGAAACAGGAAAAACTAAAACTTTACCTGCCACCGTTTCTTTCTTTGTTAATGTTACTGACGGGAATCATTGTCTCTCACTCCGGCATCATCGGGGTGCAACAGCGCCCGCTCAGCTTTGTCTGGTACCTCATCGCTTATCTGCTTGTGGGCATACCGGTTTTAAAAGAGGCAACGGAGAGTATGTTGCAAAAGAATATATTCAGTGAGTATACCCTGATGAGCATAGCTACATTAGGTGCTTTTTATATCGGTCAGTATCCGGAAGGAGTAGCGGTAATGCTGTTCTATACCATCGGCGAACTGTTTCAGGAGCATGCCGTGGGAAAAGCCCGAAGAAACATTACCGCGCTGATAGATGAGAGACCGGACACCGCCACGTTAATAAGCGGCAGCATTCGCATAAACGTACCTGCCGCTACGGTGCGTGTGGGTACCACCATAGAAGTAAAAGCAGGAGAACGGGTGCCGCTCGACGGCGAGTTACTGACGGACGAAAGCAGTGCCTTCAACACAATGGCGCTAACCGGAGAAAGTGTGCCGCGCGATATACAGCAGGGAGAAGAGGTACTTGCCGGAATGATTACGACGGACAGGGTGGTAAAAATAAAAGTGAGCAGGCCTTACGACCAGAGTGCCATGGCTCGCATACTGGAAATGGTGCAAAACGCATCGACACACAAAGCACCGGCCGAACTGTTTATCCGGCGCTTTGCACGCATCTACACGCCCATAATAACCGGACTTGCCGCACTGATTGTGCTGATGCCCGCCCTTTATTCGTTAATAGAACCCTCCTTTGTTTTCATTTTTAACGACTGGCTGTACCGCGGACTTATTTTTCTTGTTATCTCGTGCCCTTGTGCGTTGGTAATAAGTATTCCGCTCGGTTATTTCGGCGGAATAGGAGCGGCCTCAAGGATCGGTATTTTATTTAAAGGAAGCAACTATCTGGATGCCATTGCCAAAACCAATGCCGTGGTGTTTGATAAGACAGGCACGCTAACCAAAGGAGCGTTTGAAGTGAAAGAGGTTGTGGTGAAGAAAGGCATTACGGCAGAAGAGTTGATAAGTACCGTTGCATCGGCAGAGAGTCAGAGCAACCATCCCATAGCGCAGGCCATTGTGGCATATGCAAAGTTACAGGCAATAGCGTTTGGCGAAGCAACCAACGTAACCGAGGCGGCAGGGTACGGACTAAAAAACAGGGTGAATGGAAAAGAAGTTCTAATAGGCAATTCGCGTTTGTTTACGCAAAACGAAATAGCGCTCCCCGCCGATATAAACAAAACAGCAGAAACCATTGTTATATGCGCCATCGACCGCCACTATGCCGGACATATCGTTTTAGCCGATACGCTCAAAAGAGATGCAAAAGAAGCCATTAGAAAGCTAAAAGCATTAAATATTGATAATATTATCATATTATCGGGCGATAAGCAAACAATTGTTAGTAAATTGGCAACTGAGTTAGGCATAAAGAATGCTTTCGGCGATTTGCTTCCCGAGGATAAGGTGAAGCATATAGAAAGGATGAAAGCAACCGAAGGTAACCGGATTGCTTTTGTGGGCGACGGCATTAATGACGCTCCGGTTTTGGCACTGAGCCACACAGGCATAGCAATGGGCGGATACGGAAGCGATGCCGCTATTGAAACGGCGGATATAGTTATCCAAACCGACCACCCAAGTAAAGTAGCCACAGCCATCTGTATCGGAAACGAAACACGCCGCATTGTGTGGCAGAACATAACACTGGCTTTCGGGGTGAAAATCATTGTGCTTGTTTTGGGTGCAACCGGCGTAGCTACTATGTGGGAAGCTGTTTTTGCCGATGTAGGGGTAGCTCTGCTGGCCATACTGAATGCAATGAGAATACAACAAAAGCATTTTTAG
- a CDS encoding transcriptional repressor, with amino-acid sequence MDIYLERLEKRKINPTAIRILVLKSIIQFDRAFSLNDLEDSLDTVDKSTLFRTIALFLNQRLIHSIDDGSGSLKYSLCSNDCDCAIEDLHSHFYCMNCHKTFCLRNIPAPTVNLPDGFILQGINYVLKGLCDKCSIIEHSS; translated from the coding sequence ATGGATATATACCTGGAAAGGCTGGAGAAGAGAAAAATAAACCCGACAGCCATACGCATACTCGTTCTGAAAAGCATTATACAGTTTGATAGGGCATTCAGCCTCAACGATCTCGAAGATTCTCTGGACACGGTTGATAAATCGACCTTGTTCAGAACCATCGCTCTGTTTTTGAACCAGCGCCTCATTCATAGTATCGACGACGGTTCGGGTTCTCTGAAGTATTCACTATGCAGCAATGACTGTGATTGCGCCATTGAAGATCTGCATTCGCATTTCTATTGTATGAACTGCCATAAAACTTTTTGTTTGAGAAACATCCCCGCACCAACAGTCAACTTGCCCGATGGATTTATCCTGCAAGGCATTAATTATGTATTGAAGGGACTTTGTGACAAATGCAGCATTATAGAACATAGCAGTTAA
- a CDS encoding efflux RND transporter periplasmic adaptor subunit: MKTKMNRSLTTRALQISVFALCISLFSCGKKQQGGMPGQHEYAVRTLQPTSIELQSSYPASIEGKQDIEIRPQISGFITKLGVDEGSVVHKGQTLFVIDPVQYKAAVQQAEASVKVAKAAVATARLTAKNKKDLFNQNIIGDYELQMANNDLISKEANLSQAQAELITARQNLSYTNVTSPSNGVVGSIPYRVGSLVGPSNATPLTTVSNIDEMYVYFSMTEKQLLELTRKSGNTVNVLKSFPDVQLKIADGSIYTETGRIETVSGVIDPTTGSVSMRATFKNPSHLLKSGGSGSIIIPYKSDNIILVPQTATTEVQDKKYVFVVGADNKLIDTQITISNLDNGQDYLVTSGLKAGDRVVVEGASTLKDGMDIKPITEEESAAKLKQAAGMGAAMGGKK, from the coding sequence ATGAAGACTAAAATGAACCGTTCCTTGACTACCAGAGCATTGCAAATAAGCGTATTTGCTCTATGTATTTCACTGTTCTCTTGCGGTAAGAAGCAACAAGGAGGAATGCCGGGGCAGCACGAATATGCGGTGCGAACCTTGCAACCGACCAGCATTGAGCTGCAAAGTTCTTATCCGGCTTCAATAGAAGGTAAACAAGATATTGAAATCAGACCTCAAATTTCAGGATTCATCACAAAGCTTGGCGTTGACGAGGGATCTGTAGTACATAAAGGCCAAACACTGTTTGTGATAGACCCCGTGCAATACAAAGCAGCCGTGCAACAGGCCGAAGCTTCTGTTAAGGTGGCTAAAGCAGCCGTTGCCACAGCCCGATTGACGGCCAAAAACAAGAAAGATCTTTTCAATCAAAACATTATCGGAGATTACGAACTACAAATGGCCAATAATGATTTGATATCTAAAGAGGCCAATTTGAGTCAGGCACAAGCGGAATTAATTACTGCACGCCAGAATTTATCGTACACCAATGTAACAAGTCCTTCGAACGGAGTAGTGGGTTCTATTCCCTATCGTGTAGGAAGCTTGGTTGGTCCTTCAAATGCCACTCCTCTTACTACCGTGTCTAACATCGACGAAATGTATGTATACTTTTCGATGACTGAAAAGCAACTGCTGGAGCTGACACGCAAAAGCGGAAATACGGTAAATGTGCTGAAAAGTTTCCCCGACGTACAACTGAAAATTGCAGATGGGTCTATTTACACCGAAACAGGAAGAATAGAAACGGTAAGCGGGGTTATCGACCCTACAACAGGTTCCGTGAGCATGAGAGCTACATTTAAGAACCCAAGCCATTTGTTAAAGAGTGGCGGTTCCGGGTCTATTATCATTCCTTATAAATCAGATAACATCATATTAGTTCCACAAACTGCTACCACCGAAGTACAAGATAAGAAGTATGTGTTCGTAGTAGGCGCAGACAACAAATTGATAGACACACAAATAACCATTTCAAACCTGGATAACGGTCAGGATTATCTGGTTACTTCAGGCCTCAAAGCGGGCGATCGCGTTGTTGTTGAAGGAGCAAGCACTTTAAAAGACGGTATGGATATTAAACCTATTACCGAAGAAGAATCGGCTGCCAAGTTAAAACAGGCTGCCGGTATGGGTGCTGCAATGGGTGGAAAAAAATAA